A single genomic interval of Portunus trituberculatus isolate SZX2019 chromosome 41, ASM1759143v1, whole genome shotgun sequence harbors:
- the LOC123516665 gene encoding tigger transposable element-derived protein 7-like has protein sequence MKDPKCVELDLAVYKWYTQERACGVEVRGMELAASAAKLTAHIGIEFKANDGWLWRFHRRHGIRNLAVTGEAESADAEMIEPLRDELMKIINDEDLSMSQIYNVDETGMMWQALPRNTQAGMHEKKVKGKKVSKERLSVLCGRNASGTHRLKLTVVGKAAKPRALKDIMDKLPVPYYNSSKAWFNSHIFTDYFQHHLVPELKNYQEKVLKIRPDDVKALILLDNAPAHPSSDVLKSADRKIKVMFLPKNTTSLIQPMDQGVISAFKRIYLHK, from the coding sequence ATGAAAGACCCGAAATGTGTTGAACTTGATTTGGCAGTGTACAAGTGGTATACCCAGGAGCGTGCATGTGGGGTGGAAGTGCGGGGAATGGAGTTGGCCGCTAGTGCTGCTAAGCTCACTGCCCACATAGGTATCGAGTTCAAGGCCAATGATGGGTGGCTCTGGCGCTTCCACAGGCGCCATGGCATCCGTAATCTGGCTGTGACAGGAGAGGCTGAAAGTGCCGATGCTGAAATGATTGAACCTCTCCGTGATGAGTTGATGAAAATTATTAATGATGAAGATTTATCCATGTCACAAATATATAATGTTGATGAAACTGGTATGATGTGGCAGGCCTTACCAAGAAACACTCAGGCTGGGATgcatgaaaagaaagtgaaaggaaagaaagtgagtaAGGAACGCCTATCAGTGCTTTGCGGACGAAATGCGTCTGGTACTCATAGGCTTAAGTTGACAGTCGTGGGGAAGGCAGCTAAACCCCGGGCTCTCAAGGATATTATGGACAAGTTACCTGTCCCTTATTATAACTCCTCTAAGGCATGGTTCAACTCTCATATCTTTACTGATTATTTTCAACATCACTTAGTTCCGGAATTGAAAAATTATCAAGAGAAAGTGCTCAAAATAAGACCGGATGACGTGAAGGCTTTAATTTTGCTTGACAATGCTCCCGCCCACCCTTCCTCAGATGTATTAAAAAGTGCTGACAGGAAGATAAAAGTTATGTTTCTTCCCAAGAACACTACCTCCTTGATCCAGCCTATGGATCAAGGAGTTATAAGTGCGTTCAAGAGGATTTACCTACATAAATAA